In Rana temporaria chromosome 3, aRanTem1.1, whole genome shotgun sequence, a single window of DNA contains:
- the LOC120930276 gene encoding 60S ribosomal protein L22-like 1 has product MAPQKVKRTPTVKKSKRPTWRFTLDLTHPVEDGIFDSANFEQFLKQRVKVNGKTGNLGNVVHIERQKNKINVVSEKQFSKRYLKYLTKKYLKKNSLRDWLRVVASNKETYELRYFQISQDDEESETEE; this is encoded by the coding sequence ATGGCGCCGCAAAAGGTGAAAAGGACACCAACGGTGAAGAAATCCAAAAGGCCTACCTGGAGGTTCACTCTGGATCTTACCCATCCTGTAGAAGATGGCATCTTTGACTCTGCCAACTTTGAACAATTTCTCAAGCAGAGAGTGAAGGTTAATGGGAAAACTGGAAATCTTGGGAACGTTGTTCATATTGAACGTCAAAAGAACAAAATTAACGTGGTTTCGGAAAAGCAGTTTTCTAAAAGGTACCTAAAGTACCTCACAAAGAAGTACCTCAAGAAGAACAGTCTGCGTGACTGGTTGCGTGTAGTTGCATCAAACAAGGAGACCTATGAGCTGCGCTATTTCCAGATCAGCCAGGATGATGAGGAGTCTGAAACTGAAGAATAA